CCACTATCGCCAGTAAGACCGGTAGCACCAGTGGGGCCAGTGCCTCCCGTTGTGCCGGTAGCGCCAGTACGTCCCGTAGCACCCGTAGCACCCGTAGCACCTGTAGGACCTTGCACTCCAGTAGCACCAGCAGGGCCAGTAACCCCAATTGGTCCTGTAGCACCAGTACGACCTGTAGCACCAGTAGGACCAATGGGACCAGTATCACCCGTAGCGCCCGTAGCACCCGTGGCACCTGTAGCTCCCGTAGATCCTGTACGGCCCGTAGCTCCAGTCGCCCCTGTGGGACCAGTTGGACCGGTAGGCCCAGTTGGGCCAGTAGCGCCATCTGCACGAAGAAGCAGCGCTTGTTTATAATCTAATTCAGAACCTTCCATAAAAACATTACACCTCCATGTTATTGTATACATTTTAAACCTGTATACTGAATCATCTATCAACAATGTATAATATGATGACTATGTAGAAAGTGTGATTATGTAATCCAAATGACTGCAGAAATTCTGGTTTCATTAAGATCATTTTGCTAGCTAGGATGAAATCATCGCTACATAATTTATCAAGGTAAGTTCTACATAAGCAATCAGGCCGTGACTAAGTCATGGCCCGATTGCTTATGATTAATTTCATTTTTCACTTTAAAATTGATTTTTACACACCTTCCTTGAGTAATATTCGTTGTAGTGCTTATGAAAGAAGACCTTCTGCATTACAGCAGAAGGTCAGTTGTCGAAGTTAATTCAACTTTATAATAGTTAATTGTGCACCAACTGAAGGAGCTAAGGTCAAAGTAAGAGCTATGGCTGAGTTGTTGCGTAGAGTAATTACGTCACCAGCAGCAAGGCTCAGCATTGCATGGCCTGATATTTCACCAACAGCAACAAGTGCAGAGATAGGAGTAGATGGATTAACAGTACCATTTACAGCAATTGCTATTTGAGATCCTATACCAGCAGTTATATTAATACCATAATCAATTTGATATACGCCTGCAGTAGCTACGGTTATAGTAGTAGTACCTGCTGTATGAGATATATTAGTTAAAGGACCGTTATTAGAAAACGGAACATCTGCTCCACCAACAACTGTTGCATCAGCAATTGTGGCAAGTTCATACACGTAGCCGAATGCAGCTAAGCCAGCACCAGTAGCACCAGTAGCACCAGTAGCTCCGGTAGCTCCAGTAGCACCAGTAGCGCCGGTAGGTCCCGTAGCACCAGTGTCGCCAATTGCCCCAGTAGGTCCAGTACCACCAGTAGGTCCAGTAGGTCCAGTAACTCCAGTAGCTCCAGTTGAGCCAGTAGGTCCCGTAGCACCAGTATCGCCAATATCACCAGTAGCCCCAGTACCTCCAGTAGGTCCGATCGGTCCAGTGGGTCCTGTAGCGCCGGTAGCCCCAGTAGCGCCAGTAGCACCAGTATCACCAATCGCGCCAGTAGGTCCAGTATCTCCAGTAAGTCCAGTAGTGCCGGTTGGTCCAGTAGCGCCAGTAGCACCTGTAGGACCAGTATCACCAATATCACCAGTAGCCCCAGTCGCACCAGTCGGTCCAATAGATCCAGTGGGTCCAATGGCTCCAGTAGTACCAGTAGCGCCTGTTGCGCCTGTTGCCCCTGTGGCACCAGTAGCGCCAGTAGGGCCAGTAGCGCCAGCTAACCCAGTAGCACCAGTAGCTCCACTAGGACCGGTAGGGCCAGTAGCACCAGCTACGCCAGCAGAACCAGTGGGTCCAGTAGCACCAGTACGTCCAGTCGCACCAGTGGGGCCAATGGAACCAGTATCTCCAGTAGGACCAGTTGAGCCCGTAGGGCCAGTTGCACCAGTAGTACCGGTAGCACCAGTGCGTCCAGTAGCGCCAGTTGGACCAATGGAACCAGTAGGACCAGTAATTCCAGTAGTGCCAGTAGGACCAATTTCAGTAGCGCCAGTCGCGCCGGTACGTCCAGTAGGACCAGTAGGGCCAATGGAACCAGTAGGACCAGTAATGCCAGTAGAACCAGTAGGACCAGTTGCGCCAGTAATGCCAGTAGCACCAGTACGTCCGGTGGCACCAGTAGGACCTATAGGACCAGTATCTCCAGTAAGACCAGTAGTACCAGTTGGCCCAATATTGCCAGCAGGGCCAGTCGCGCCAGTACGTCCAGTAGCACCAGTTGGACCAATGGAACCAGTAGGACCAGTAATGCCAGTAGAACCAGTTGGACCAGTAGCTCCTGTTGAGCCAGTCGCGCCAGTACGTCCAGTAGCACCAGTTGGGCCAGTAGGACCAGTAGCCCCAGTAGGACCTGTAGGGCCACTTGGACCAGTAGCGCCATCTGCGCGGAACAAGGTATCAAATTCAGGATTAGTCATAAAAATGGTACACCTCCAAAATATTTATGCATCACGAAAAACTGACTGATTGAGAAGTACTTTACCAATGTATATTATGCGAAATACAAAAAAAGTGTTCTTATGTCAATGAGATAATTGCTGTGTTGTTATGTTGTTAAAAGAGAATAGGCACCCATTCCATATAGACGGAAGGGTGCCCCTAAGGAGATAGCCATGGTCTAACTACTTATTTTTTCAATTTTAATAGAGGCATTGGTATTCGTTTGCGTTCCTCCTGCTAAGGTTTGCAAGGTAACAGCTGCTGCACTCGTGTGATTTCGCACAGTTAGTACATCACCTGCAGCAGCAGTGATAATTACTGTACCTGGATTAGGCTGAGTGCCAGCTCCAGATCCGTAGGTGCTACCAGCAACAGGAGCACCATTTTGAAAGAGTGTAAATTGATTTGGCTCCACACCTGCCACCAGGAAGGATATTTCATAATCGCCAGCAGTTGTAAGGGTAATTGAAGCTGTTCCTGGTGCATGGGTAATGCCGCCTACAATGACACCGTTAGTACTAAAAGTCACATCTGCTTCTAACGCTACAACTTGAGCAGCTAGATTATAAATATAGGCATATGCTGATAATCCTTGTGGCCCGGTAGCTCCTGTAGCGCCAGCAGTTCCTGCGGCTCCCGTAGCTCCCGTGGGCCCTGTAGCACCCGTATCACCTACATCGCCAGTAGGTCCCGTACCGCCAGTAGGTCCAGTAGGTCCAGTGGCACCCGTAGCTCCCGTGGAGCCAGTAGGCCCCGTAGCGCCAGTATTGCCAATATCGCCAGTAGATCCCGTAGGTCCAGTAGGTCCGGTGGGGCCAGTGACTCCCGTAGCACCAGTAGAACCCGTGGGTCCAGTAGCGCCAATATCGCCAATATCGCCAGTAGGTCCTGTACCGCCAGTGGGCCCAGTAGGTCCCGTGGCACCCGTAGCTCCTGTGGAGCCAGTAGGTCCCGTAGCCCCTGCGTCGCCAATATCACCAGTAGGTCCTGTACCTCCCGTAGGTCCAGTAGGTCCCGTGGCACCCGTAGCTCCTGTTGAACCAGTAGGTCCCGTCGAGCCCGTATCTCCAAGATCGCCAGTAGGTCCAGTATTTCCAGTAGGCCCAGTATTTCCGGTAGCGCCAGTAGCGCCAGTAGCTCCAGTAGCTCCAGTAGCTCCTATATCACCAGTATTACCGGTAGGTCCAGTATTACCGGTAGGTCCAGTATTACCGGTAGGTCCAGTATTACCGGTAGGTCCAGTATTACCGGTAGGTCCAGTATTGCCAGTAGGTCCAGTATTGCCAGTAGGTCCGGTATTGCCGGTAGGTCCAGTATTACCGGTAGGTCCAGTATTGCCAGTAGGTCCAGTATTACCAGTAGGTCCTATATTGCCAGTAGGTCCGGTATTACCAGTAGGTCCGGTATTGCCAGTAGGTCCGGTATTACCAGTAGGTCCGGTATTACCAGTAGGTCCAGTATTGCCAGTAGGCCCGGTATTGCCAGTAGGTCCAGTATTGCCGGTAGCTCCAGTAGCACCAGTAGGTCCTATATCACCAGTATTACCGGTAGGTCCAGTATTTCCGGTAGGTCCGGTATTACCGGTAGGTCCGGTATTACCGGTAGGTCCAGTATTGCCAGTAGGCCCGGTATTGCCAGTAGGCCCGGTATTGCCAGTGGATCCGGTATTGCCAGTAGATCCAGTATTGCCAGTAGGTCCAGTATTGCCAGTAGGTCCAGTATTTCCGGTAGATCCCGTATTACCAGTAGGTCCGGTATTGCCGGTAGGTCCAGTATTGCCGGTAGGTCCAGGAGGTCCACCAGCAGGTCCCGTGGTTCCTGTTGGCCCAGTAGCGCCAGTGGTGCCTGTTGCGCCAGTAGAACCTGTCGTGCCAGTAGGCCCGGTAGCTCCCGTCGTGCCAGTGGTGCCTGTTGGTCCGGTAGCTCCAGTAGCACCTTGGCAACAATCAATATGTTTGCATGAATGGGGGTGACTCTTACAGTTGTGTACGAGTTGACACTTTTTGCAACAGCTACGCAGCGTTTCTGCAGTCTCTATATCGTTACTATTATACTCGCGACCACAGTACTTGCAAGTCGTAGGGTAATCATTGAAAGCCATAGCGTTATTCGCCACCTTTTAAAAATTTGCTTCCATACTATCCTATGTGAATGGCGATAATGGTGTGCTGTTTATGTAGAAAAAAAGTGTGATTATGTAATGATGCATTAAAGGAAAAGATGAGTCAAAGGTTTCCCTTTGACTCATCCTTTCTTGAAAGTTGCCCTATAATCAATATTAAATAAAGATCCGATTTCCCTTCATTATGGGACAGAAAATAGGATAGTGGCTGCTGCACCACCCGCAAGAGCTCCGCCACCAGTAGTAACCCTTACTGATATTAGATTACCTAGGGCAGCGCTGAGACTAGAGGCGGTAAATGCAAAACAATTTGGCGGATTTGGTCCGGTTATCGTTGCTATGATACCTGTGGCTGTAGACGTAACACCGCAATCTGTGCTTAGAAATATTTCAGCCGATGCTGTAGCAAGTGCGCCTAAAGCATTGTCACGGATACTAAAAGCTAAGCCTGTAATCGTTGTGCCCTGTGGTATGACTAGGGTATTTCGTACAAACGACGAAGATGAGGTACCTAGTCCAAGGAAATCATTATTGCTAACTGATTGATCTGAACCTAAATAGATCGTACTTCCTCCTGGTCCAGTAGGGCCAGTAGGTCCGGTA
This region of Pelosinus sp. IPA-1 genomic DNA includes:
- a CDS encoding exosporium protein — protein: MTNPEFDTLFRADGATGPSGPTGPTGATGPTGPTGATGRTGATGSTGATGPTGSTGITGPTGSIGPTGATGRTGATGPAGNIGPTGTTGLTGDTGPIGPTGATGRTGATGITGATGPTGSTGITGPTGSIGPTGPTGRTGATGATEIGPTGTTGITGPTGSIGPTGATGRTGATGTTGATGPTGSTGPTGDTGSIGPTGATGRTGATGPTGSAGVAGATGPTGPSGATGATGLAGATGPTGATGATGATGATGATGTTGAIGPTGSIGPTGATGATGDIGDTGPTGATGATGPTGTTGLTGDTGPTGAIGDTGATGATGATGATGPTGPIGPTGGTGATGDIGDTGATGPTGSTGATGVTGPTGPTGGTGPTGAIGDTGATGPTGATGATGATGATGATGATGAGLAAFGYVYELATIADATVVGGADVPFSNNGPLTNISHTAGTTTITVATAGVYQIDYGINITAGIGSQIAIAVNGTVNPSTPISALVAVGEISGHAMLSLAAGDVITLRNNSAIALTLTLAPSVGAQLTIIKLN